The following are from one region of the Lytechinus variegatus isolate NC3 chromosome 4, Lvar_3.0, whole genome shotgun sequence genome:
- the LOC121413651 gene encoding exportin-4-like has product MEAFDQLLECWTSLLSEATHFPPAYFCSHAIQIFNCYLQSHLGAPDGTRDQKQNGDASEDDEDEEINEVEEDDRDLYADQLISVAAMGRATPQHSIPILTKFLEDRAHRLHNHLNRHQHQQHHNVDLDIKGLHQIFEDVHWLTLITGHLLADDFRGETPIIPEQLIRYSQLESQHVNTDVTLKVLGSIQEDPSSIPGHEKADKVIRLAAAVLRISEIERRAVQAQLGDLWSPQVGSTVVWFLRRWLSSYLMLNESYYQELSVPLAVCFGKGTEGSNWLTGFLLEKCLSNLSVWSGEHELANDTVDLLVALVEKKERCIPALQCESFWTIAKQHASSSPPLDLLPLDIKSNLMKALVLAGSLANNQEIKDRFMQEVLLPVQNRFKGLVQQEDFVRKSQDESLKSTLCMLLSHIRGIVMGTRFNSADELFLFTMPLATESVSLIRTYHNCSDVVEMVLEMFLEMGRRQLTYLNKANSFKLYEISLSLLETYNQCNLGKQTHDILAEEEQYHDISILIELLTEIISKDMTDFLHDDEPNPASNVSAPDVVLYGLNLLLPLINHELLRFPTLCQQYFRLVTSIGELYPERLVRLPGALFQNLMASMEAGLTEFGSDVSCMTLDALTSMAEHCAKNRQVVAGSQLDHAMEHFLRVLFDTIVRQSFDMDIIPAAGVAFYTLICSHHEKYSELVNSILRHQPDPSNYQRLATAFSQLTPNNEVFNLDRAHRIKFQSQLESFLVNVRPLLIVK; this is encoded by the exons ATGGAAGCATTTGATCAGCTGTTAGAATGTTGGACATCCCTGCTAAGTGAGGCCACCCACTTCCCTCCAGCATACTTCTGTAGCCACGCAATCCAGATATTCAACTGCTACCTCCAGAGTCACTTGGGGGCGCCAGATGGAACTCGGGATCAG AAACAGAATGGAGATGCaagtgaagatgatgaagatgaagaaattAACGAAGTGGAGGAAGATGATAGAGATCTATATGCTGATCAGCTGATAAGTGTAGCAGCCATGGGCAGAGCAACACCACAACATAGTATACCTATATTAACAAA gTTTCTGGAAGACAGAGCACACAGATTACACAATCATCTAAATAGGCATCAGCACCAACAGCATCATAATGTAGATCTAGATATTAAAGGGcttcatcaaatatttgaagacGTCCATTGGCTTACGTTAATAACAG GCCACCTTCTAGCAGACGACTTCCGTGGCGAGACACCGATCATTCCAGAGCAGCTTATACGATACTCCCAGCTAGAATCTCAACATGTAAATACAGATGTCACACTAAAGGTTTTAGGTTCAATACAAGAAGACCCCTCTTCAATACCGGGTCATGAAAAGGCTGATAAAGTCATTAG gtTAGCTGCAGCTGTCCTCCGTATCTCTGAGATTGAGAGGAGGGCCGTTCAGGCTCAGCTAGGTGATCTATGGAGTCCTCAGGTCGGTAGTACAGTCGTTTGGTTTCTACGGCGATGGCTCTCATCTTATCTCATGCTCAACGAATCTTACTATCAAGAG CTAAGTGTACCTTTAGCAGTTTGTTTTGGTAAGGGTACTGAAGGGAGTAATTGGCTGACTGGTTTTCTTCTTGAGAAGTGCCTTTCAAATCTGTCGGTGTGGAGCGGTGAGCATGAACTAGCCAACGATACAGTGGATCTTCTAGTAGCTCtggtggagaaaaaagaaag ATGTATACCCGCTCTGCAGTGTGAGAGCTTCTGGACCATAGCTAAGCAGCATGCAAGCAGTTCACCACCCCTAGACCTTCTCCCTCTGGACATCAAATCAAATCTGATGAAAGCATTGGTCCTGGCAGGGTCATTAGCGAACAACCAAGAGATCAAAGACAGGTTTATGCAGGAG GTCCTTCTCCCAGTCCAGAATCGCTTCAAGGGATTGGTCCAGCAGGAGGACTTTGTCAGAAAATCCCAGGATGAATCCCTCAAGTCAACCCTCTGCATGCTTCTGAGCCACATCCGGGGCATCGTCATGGGAACCCGCTTCAACTCCGCCGATGAGCTCTTTCTCTTCACCATGCCCCTTGCCACGGAGTCGGTTTCACTCATCAGGACCTATCATAATTGCTCTGATGTTGTCGAGATGGTGTTGGAAATGTTTCTTGAGATGGGCAGGAGACAGCTGACCTACCTCAATAAG GCAAACTCCTTCAAGCTGTACGAGATCTCACTGTCCCTCCTGGAGACCTACAACCAGTGCAATCTTGGTAAGCAGACGCACGATATCCTAGCGGAAGAAGAGCAGTACCACGACATATCCATCCTGATTGAGCTACTTACAGAGATCATCTCCAAAGACATGACTGATTTCCTGCATGATG ATGAGCCAAATCCAGCAAGCAATGTTTCTGCTCCTGATGTTGTCCTGTATGGCCTCAACCTTCTTCTACCTCTTATTAATCATGAACTTCTCAGG TTTCCAACCCTATGTCAGCAGTACTTTCGGCTCGTCACATCCATCGGTGAGCTGTATCCTGAGCGTCTTGTTCGCCTACCGGGTGCGCTCTTCCAGAACCTCATGGCGTCGATGGAGGCAGGACTGACAGAGTTTGGTAGCGACGTTTCCTGTATGACCCTGGATGCCCTGACGTCCATGGCCGAACACTGTGCTAAGAATCGTCAAGTGGTGGCGGGCTCTCAGCTTGATCATGCCATGGAGCACTTTCTAAGG GTTTTATTTGATACCATCGTGAGGCAGAGCTTTGATATGGATATCATTCCAGCGGCTGGAGTTGCTTTCTACACACTCATATGTAGCCATCAT GAAAAGTACAGTGAGCTGGTCAACAGCATCCTCCGTCACCAACCAGATCCTTCCAACTATCAGCGATTAGCTACAGCTTTCAGTCAGCTTACACCAAACAATGAAGTCTTCAATCTGGACCGTGCCCATCGTATCAAGTTCCAATCCCAACTGGAGAGTTTCCTAGTCAATGTCAGACCGTTGCTTATTGTCAAGTGA